The Lachnospiraceae bacterium oral taxon 500 genome window below encodes:
- a CDS encoding LacI family transcriptional regulator has translation MKASAVTIKDIAARAGVSVATVSRVINRSEQVTEETKQRVRKVIEEFDYRPNAIARSLYTKKSNVIGCILPDITNRYFAKIYLAIEQIAYKYGYTMFLCNSMNQSKLESVYLKKLVEQQVDSIIFMGGCVNDCVPKADVVEELKAAAAICPVVVINGEIDDDRIYTVSTDEETAVDRMVHYLVQKGYRRIAMVGGAKGITVTEFKMAAFQKACLKYGLAEGDFFTCYGEFHFQGGEAIFQELRQSGRLPEALIAINDEVAAGILQACVKAGVKVPEELSVMGYDNTDLAECTYPKLTTYSHPYAKLAQFAVETIRHLYTDNAAVNRQLLRGEMIERESIGLAYSVIGAGYKK, from the coding sequence ATGAAAGCTTCTGCGGTTACAATTAAAGATATTGCTGCCAGAGCCGGCGTTTCGGTGGCAACGGTTTCACGGGTAATCAATCGGTCAGAACAGGTTACGGAAGAGACGAAACAAAGAGTGCGGAAAGTCATAGAAGAATTTGACTATCGGCCAAATGCGATTGCCCGCAGCTTATATACCAAAAAGAGTAATGTCATCGGCTGTATTTTACCGGATATTACCAATCGCTATTTTGCGAAAATTTATCTGGCAATTGAGCAGATTGCTTATAAATACGGGTATACGATGTTTCTGTGTAATTCGATGAATCAGTCGAAGCTGGAAAGCGTGTATTTAAAAAAGCTGGTTGAACAGCAGGTAGACAGTATTATTTTTATGGGCGGCTGCGTCAATGACTGTGTGCCCAAAGCGGATGTTGTGGAGGAGCTGAAAGCAGCGGCAGCCATTTGTCCGGTGGTGGTAATCAACGGCGAGATTGATGACGACCGGATTTACACGGTCAGCACCGATGAGGAAACGGCGGTTGATCGGATGGTGCATTATCTGGTACAGAAAGGTTATCGGCGGATTGCAATGGTAGGCGGCGCCAAAGGGATTACGGTAACGGAGTTTAAAATGGCTGCCTTTCAAAAGGCCTGTTTAAAATATGGTTTGGCCGAGGGCGATTTTTTTACCTGTTATGGTGAATTCCATTTTCAGGGCGGCGAAGCCATTTTTCAGGAACTGCGGCAAAGCGGTCGGCTGCCGGAGGCGCTGATTGCAATTAATGACGAGGTGGCGGCCGGAATCCTTCAGGCTTGCGTCAAAGCTGGGGTTAAGGTACCGGAGGAGTTGTCAGTGATGGGTTATGACAATACGGATTTGGCGGAATGTACTTATCCTAAATTGACGACCTATTCGCATCCTTACGCTAAGCTGGCGCAGTTTGCTGTAGAAACTATCCGGCATTTATATACGGATAACGCGGCGGTGAATCGGCAGCTTTTGCGGGGGGAGATGATAGAAAGAGAAAGTATTGGCTTGGCTTACAGCGTGATAGGCGCAGGATATAAGAAATAA
- a CDS encoding ABC transporter permease: MLMKNRKRQAKYFYLFISPWLAGFFLLTFLPLIYSIYLSLTQYNGITAPQFIGLQNYADILLSDALFQKSLFNSFHYALAAVPTSLLLALVIALLLSRESRTSNFFQIVFYFPSIAAGAAVYAVIKFLLKGEGGLLNYVLSLVGIKGPFWLTDPKWAMTALVIANLIFCGQQMLIFLAGIKQIPVSYYEAARLDGAGSFQCFFRITFPLIANVFIFNLVMGIISAFQVFVQPLIMTGGGPFKKTYVYGMYIYDSGFSFGRFGYAAALAWIMYLIIIFTSMFILRSLQKLMNYEE; this comes from the coding sequence ATGCTTATGAAAAATAGAAAAAGACAGGCAAAATATTTTTACCTCTTTATTTCTCCGTGGTTAGCGGGCTTTTTCTTGTTGACATTTCTCCCGCTGATTTATTCTATTTATTTGTCTTTAACCCAGTATAACGGAATTACGGCACCGCAGTTTATTGGCCTGCAAAATTATGCGGATATTCTTCTGAGCGATGCTTTGTTTCAAAAAAGCCTGTTTAATTCCTTTCATTACGCATTGGCTGCGGTACCGACCAGTCTGCTTTTAGCGTTGGTGATTGCTTTGCTGCTGTCGAGGGAATCCAGGACCAGCAATTTCTTTCAGATTGTTTTTTATTTTCCGTCGATTGCAGCCGGAGCGGCAGTATATGCGGTAATTAAGTTTTTGCTCAAAGGAGAAGGCGGCTTGCTTAATTATGTTTTATCGCTGGTTGGAATCAAAGGCCCGTTTTGGCTGACGGATCCTAAGTGGGCGATGACGGCGCTGGTCATTGCCAATTTAATCTTCTGCGGGCAGCAGATGTTGATATTTTTAGCCGGAATTAAGCAAATCCCGGTTTCCTATTATGAAGCGGCTAGATTAGACGGTGCGGGCAGTTTCCAATGTTTTTTCAGGATAACTTTTCCGCTGATTGCCAATGTTTTTATATTTAATTTAGTGATGGGCATAATCAGTGCTTTTCAGGTCTTTGTTCAGCCGCTGATTATGACCGGCGGCGGACCGTTTAAAAAAACTTATGTTTACGGAATGTATATCTATGACAGTGGGTTCAGTTTTGGCCGGTTTGGCTATGCGGCGGCGCTGGCTTGGATTATGTATCTGATTATTATTTTTACGAGTATGTTTATTTTGCGGTCGCTGCAAAAGTTGATGAATTACGAAGAATAA
- the atpC gene encoding ATP synthase F1 subunit epsilon translates to MNMAEELKNNQFDLVIISPERQFYHAPVERVTFRTTEGDLGVLKGHIPLTVGLSTGHCKIQIDPNTVHVGVIHGGFAEIQPDRVTILVDAAEWPDEIDVERAKRRMKKAEEVLSSAEAGDPAIKWARYSMLKQMARIEVGSLNEGN, encoded by the coding sequence ATGAACATGGCGGAAGAATTAAAAAATAATCAATTTGATTTGGTGATTATTTCGCCGGAGCGCCAGTTTTATCACGCGCCGGTTGAAAGAGTAACTTTCCGCACAACCGAGGGTGATTTGGGTGTGCTTAAGGGGCATATTCCCTTGACGGTCGGCTTATCGACTGGGCACTGCAAGATTCAGATTGACCCGAATACGGTTCATGTTGGCGTGATTCACGGCGGTTTTGCTGAGATTCAGCCGGATCGGGTGACGATTTTGGTGGATGCGGCGGAATGGCCGGATGAGATTGATGTGGAAAGAGCCAAACGGCGGATGAAGAAAGCGGAAGAAGTTTTAAGCAGCGCCGAAGCGGGCGATCCGGCGATTAAATGGGCGCGTTATTCGATGCTCAAGCAAATGGCCCGGATTGAGGTTGGCTCCCTCAATGAGGGAAACTGA
- the atpD gene encoding F0F1 ATP synthase subunit beta: MANQAIGKITQIIGAVLDIKFQTEELPAINNAVEITRADGTKLIVEISQHLGDDTVRCISMGSTDGLMRGMEAVDTGAPISVPVGEKTLGRIFNVTGHAVDQKPDLDGERWSIHRPAPKFEEQATETEILETGIKVVDLLCPYQKGGKIGLFGGAGVGKTVLIQELIRNIATEHGGFSVFTGVGERTREGNDLYHEMTESGVIEKTTMVFGQMNEPPGARMRVALTGLTMAEYFRDEGGKDVLLFIDNIFRFTQAGSEVSALLGRMPSAVGYQPTLANEMGILQERITSTKKGSITSVQAVYVPADDLTDPAPATTFAHLDATTVLSRSIVEKGIYPAVDPLDSTSRILDPRIVGQEHYDVARRVQQILQRYNELQDIIAILGMDELSDADKVTVSRARKIERFLSQPFFVAETFTGLAGRYVPLAETIQGFKEILEGKHDDLPESAFLMAGNMSDVISRIEG, translated from the coding sequence ATGGCAAATCAAGCAATTGGAAAAATCACTCAGATCATAGGCGCCGTATTGGATATCAAGTTCCAGACTGAGGAACTTCCGGCAATCAACAATGCCGTCGAGATTACCAGAGCCGACGGCACCAAGCTGATTGTCGAGATTTCTCAGCATTTGGGCGATGATACGGTCAGGTGCATTTCCATGGGTTCCACCGACGGTTTGATGCGGGGCATGGAGGCAGTCGATACCGGAGCGCCGATCTCAGTGCCGGTAGGCGAAAAGACGCTGGGGCGAATCTTTAACGTTACCGGTCATGCCGTTGATCAAAAGCCGGATTTGGACGGAGAGCGCTGGTCGATTCACCGTCCGGCTCCGAAGTTTGAGGAACAGGCAACGGAAACCGAGATTTTGGAAACCGGAATCAAGGTTGTCGATTTATTATGCCCCTATCAAAAGGGCGGAAAGATTGGTCTGTTCGGCGGTGCCGGCGTAGGCAAAACGGTTTTGATTCAGGAACTGATCCGCAACATTGCGACCGAGCATGGCGGCTTTTCCGTATTTACCGGTGTTGGCGAGAGAACCAGAGAAGGAAATGACCTTTATCATGAAATGACCGAATCCGGCGTTATTGAGAAAACGACCATGGTGTTCGGACAAATGAACGAACCGCCGGGAGCCAGAATGAGAGTGGCGTTGACCGGTCTTACCATGGCGGAATATTTCCGGGATGAAGGCGGTAAGGACGTGCTGCTGTTTATTGATAATATTTTCCGTTTCACTCAGGCCGGCTCCGAGGTATCGGCGCTGCTTGGCCGGATGCCCAGTGCGGTTGGTTATCAGCCGACACTGGCTAACGAAATGGGTATTTTGCAGGAGCGCATTACCTCGACCAAAAAGGGATCAATCACTTCGGTGCAGGCGGTTTACGTGCCGGCCGATGACTTGACTGACCCGGCTCCGGCTACAACCTTTGCCCACCTTGACGCGACCACGGTATTATCGCGGTCGATTGTGGAAAAGGGTATTTATCCGGCAGTTGACCCGCTGGATTCGACTTCGCGGATTCTTGACCCGCGGATTGTCGGTCAGGAGCATTATGATGTGGCCAGAAGAGTGCAGCAGATTTTGCAGCGCTATAATGAATTGCAGGATATTATTGCGATTTTGGGTATGGACGAGTTGTCCGATGCCGATAAAGTAACGGTTTCCCGGGCCAGAAAGATTGAGCGGTTCTTATCGCAGCCTTTCTTCGTGGCCGAAACCTTTACCGGTCTTGCCGGACGCTATGTGCCGCTGGCAGAAACGATTCAGGGCTTTAAGGAAATCCTGGAGGGCAAGCATGACGACCTGCCCGAATCAGCCTTTTTAATGGCCGGAAATATGAGCGATGTTATCAGCCGAATTGAGGGGTGA
- the atpG gene encoding ATP synthase F1 subunit gamma, with product MASMKDIKRRKESVSSTQQITKAMNLVATAKLQKAKQSVLEARPYFEQIHRTISSILSISEGIHHPYLEKREGKKVLYVLISSNRGLAGGYNSNIIKLVLRHIKENKNESTMVIAAGKKAQDAVRKEQIELAGSYNGLIENPNYKEAKVLSEKVIDLFNSGAADEVYVAYTAFHSTLSQEPKLMKLLPLNPEEFRLEDGAGSYAMMNYEPSEEVVLDYIVPKYVKSLLFGTLKESAASEQGARMTAMDSATNNATEMIEKLTLMYNRARQASITQEITEIVSGADAL from the coding sequence ATGGCGTCCATGAAAGATATTAAAAGAAGAAAAGAAAGCGTTAGCTCTACGCAGCAGATCACCAAGGCCATGAACCTGGTGGCAACTGCCAAACTCCAGAAGGCCAAGCAAAGTGTGCTGGAAGCCAGACCTTATTTCGAGCAGATCCATAGGACGATTTCTTCCATTTTATCCATCAGCGAAGGAATTCATCATCCCTACTTGGAAAAGCGCGAAGGGAAAAAAGTGCTGTATGTTTTAATTTCTTCCAATCGTGGATTAGCGGGCGGTTACAACAGTAATATCATTAAGCTGGTGTTAAGGCATATCAAGGAAAATAAAAATGAATCAACGATGGTCATAGCCGCCGGTAAAAAGGCGCAGGATGCGGTCAGAAAAGAGCAGATTGAGCTGGCCGGCAGCTATAACGGTTTGATTGAAAACCCCAATTATAAAGAGGCCAAAGTGCTTTCGGAAAAAGTGATTGACCTCTTTAACAGCGGAGCGGCAGATGAAGTGTATGTAGCGTATACGGCCTTTCATTCGACATTAAGTCAGGAGCCGAAACTTATGAAGCTTTTGCCGCTGAATCCGGAAGAGTTCCGGCTGGAGGATGGGGCAGGCAGTTATGCGATGATGAATTATGAGCCATCGGAAGAAGTGGTTTTGGATTATATCGTGCCGAAATATGTCAAATCTTTGCTGTTCGGTACTTTGAAGGAATCGGCCGCCTCCGAGCAGGGCGCTCGTATGACGGCGATGGACTCAGCAACTAACAATGCGACCGAGATGATTGAGAAATTAACGCTCATGTATAATAGAGCCCGTCAGGCTTCGATTACGCAGGAGATTACCGAGATCGTCAGCGGCGCAGACGCACTATAA
- a CDS encoding F0F1 ATP synthase subunit alpha — MNLRPEEISSVIKEQIKRYESDLTVSDVGTVIQVADGIARIHGLEKAMAGELLEFPGDVYGMVLNLEQDNVGAVLMGESKEVMEGATVKSTGRVIEVPVGDALIGRVVNALGQPIDGKGPIVTEHYRQVERVAPGVIERKSVDTPLQTGIKAIDSMVPIGRGQRELIIGDRQTGKTAVAIDTIINQKGQNVLCIYVAIGQKASTVAALVRTLEENGAMDFTTVVAATASEPAPLQYIAPFAGCAMGEEWMEDGKEVLIIYDDLSKHAVAYRAMSLLLRRPPGREAYPGDVFYLHSRLLERAAKLSDARGGGSLTALPIIETQAGDISAYIPTNVISITDGQIFLESELFNSGVRPAINAGLSVSRVGGAAQTKAMKKIAGPIRVELAQYRELAAFSQFGSDLDKETRDRLAQGERIIEVLKQPQYTPKSVADQILILYAATRKYLMDVEVTEVARFQEEFIDFIDTKYSDLKAKLAGKDGLTKELDQQIAGILDEFMPKFKKSVEKV; from the coding sequence ATGAATTTAAGACCGGAAGAAATCAGCTCGGTGATTAAAGAGCAGATTAAGCGATATGAGTCTGATCTTACAGTTTCAGATGTAGGAACCGTGATTCAGGTAGCCGATGGAATTGCGAGAATTCATGGATTGGAGAAGGCGATGGCCGGAGAATTATTGGAGTTCCCGGGCGACGTCTACGGCATGGTATTAAACTTAGAACAGGACAATGTCGGTGCTGTTTTAATGGGTGAAAGCAAAGAGGTAATGGAAGGTGCAACGGTTAAGTCAACCGGCCGGGTTATTGAAGTGCCGGTCGGCGATGCTTTGATCGGGCGTGTAGTTAACGCGCTGGGTCAGCCGATTGACGGCAAAGGCCCGATTGTGACCGAACATTATCGTCAAGTGGAAAGAGTTGCCCCGGGCGTAATTGAAAGAAAGTCCGTTGATACCCCGCTTCAAACCGGAATCAAAGCAATTGACTCCATGGTGCCGATTGGCCGAGGCCAGCGGGAACTGATTATTGGAGACCGGCAAACCGGAAAAACGGCGGTGGCGATTGATACAATCATCAACCAAAAAGGCCAAAATGTATTATGTATTTATGTGGCAATCGGCCAAAAAGCCTCAACGGTTGCGGCATTGGTTAGAACCTTAGAGGAAAACGGAGCAATGGATTTTACAACCGTAGTAGCGGCAACGGCATCCGAGCCGGCTCCGCTTCAGTATATTGCTCCCTTTGCCGGCTGTGCGATGGGCGAGGAATGGATGGAAGACGGCAAAGAAGTGCTGATCATTTATGATGATTTGTCTAAGCATGCTGTGGCTTACCGGGCCATGAGTCTGCTGCTTCGGCGGCCGCCGGGACGGGAAGCTTACCCGGGCGATGTTTTCTATCTGCATTCCCGGTTATTAGAAAGAGCGGCAAAATTAAGCGACGCCAGAGGCGGCGGCTCGCTGACGGCACTGCCGATTATTGAAACGCAGGCCGGCGATATTTCAGCCTATATTCCGACGAATGTTATTTCAATCACCGACGGTCAGATCTTCTTAGAGTCGGAACTCTTTAATTCCGGCGTGCGTCCGGCGATTAACGCAGGTCTTAGCGTATCGCGGGTAGGCGGTGCGGCGCAGACCAAGGCGATGAAGAAAATTGCCGGTCCTATCCGGGTAGAGTTGGCGCAGTACCGCGAATTGGCGGCGTTTTCGCAGTTCGGTTCGGATTTGGATAAAGAAACCAGAGACAGACTGGCGCAGGGCGAGCGGATTATTGAAGTGCTGAAACAGCCGCAGTATACGCCCAAGAGCGTAGCCGATCAGATTTTGATTTTGTACGCGGCGACCAGAAAATATCTGATGGATGTGGAGGTTACGGAAGTAGCTCGTTTCCAAGAGGAATTCATTGATTTTATCGATACCAAATACAGTGACTTAAAAGCGAAGTTGGCCGGCAAAGACGGCTTAACGAAGGAACTTGATCAACAGATTGCCGGCATCTTGGATGAATTTATGCCGAAATTCAAGAAGTCCGTAGAAAAGGTGTGA
- the atpH gene encoding ATP synthase F1 subunit delta, translating into MDELIGKRYGTALFEVAREHQELDRMEEDIRLVLRTIKENPGFIEILLLPSVLLEKKKDLMKEALAGKINQDLMSLLLLTVDKARQAHLEKILEYALQAVQEEKGVLTAYVTSAAELTAEEKEALKVKLSKQTGKQIELDCRIDTALIGGMIIRVKDRLVDHTIKGELHKLAKQLNAVKISN; encoded by the coding sequence ATGGATGAATTAATAGGAAAAAGATACGGAACAGCCTTGTTTGAGGTTGCGCGCGAGCATCAGGAACTGGACAGGATGGAAGAGGATATCCGGCTGGTTTTGCGTACTATTAAGGAAAATCCGGGCTTTATTGAAATCTTGTTATTGCCCAGCGTGTTATTGGAAAAAAAGAAAGACTTGATGAAAGAAGCCTTGGCCGGCAAGATTAATCAAGATTTGATGAGTCTTTTGCTTTTGACCGTAGATAAGGCCAGACAGGCGCATCTGGAGAAAATATTGGAATATGCGCTGCAAGCCGTTCAGGAGGAAAAGGGCGTTTTAACCGCCTATGTCACTTCGGCGGCGGAGCTGACGGCAGAAGAAAAAGAAGCCTTGAAGGTTAAACTTTCAAAGCAAACAGGCAAACAAATAGAATTAGACTGCAGGATTGACACGGCTCTGATTGGCGGCATGATCATTCGGGTGAAGGATCGGCTGGTAGATCATACGATCAAAGGCGAGCTGCATAAATTAGCGAAGCAGCTGAATGCAGTTAAAATCAGCAATTAG
- the atpF gene encoding ATP synthase F0 subunit B, translated as MQTVYLAAEPISRLFGLDAETVSSALIVMFSMFLLFILLGYLLFNPVKQFLAQRQERIASKLHEADEAEFAAHKMKEEYEAKLKEIQKEYDSILEEARKKALDKEHKILAEAQQEAEKIIARGRLEIEREKAQVQDDIRHEIVEVAALLVGKFIEANMSDEKQRQLIRETMDGMGDNAWMN; from the coding sequence TTGCAAACCGTTTATTTAGCGGCAGAGCCAATCAGCCGTTTGTTTGGACTGGATGCAGAAACAGTAAGCAGCGCACTGATCGTGATGTTTAGTATGTTTCTTTTGTTTATTCTACTGGGCTATTTATTGTTTAACCCGGTAAAGCAGTTCTTGGCGCAGCGTCAGGAAAGAATTGCCAGTAAACTTCACGAAGCGGACGAAGCTGAATTTGCAGCCCATAAGATGAAAGAAGAGTACGAGGCAAAGCTGAAGGAGATTCAGAAGGAATATGACAGTATTCTGGAAGAAGCCCGCAAGAAAGCCTTGGACAAAGAGCATAAAATACTGGCTGAGGCCCAGCAGGAGGCGGAAAAGATCATTGCCCGCGGCCGGCTGGAAATTGAAAGAGAAAAAGCGCAGGTTCAGGACGATATTCGTCATGAAATCGTAGAGGTAGCCGCTCTTTTAGTCGGAAAATTTATTGAAGCGAATATGAGTGATGAGAAACAAAGACAGCTTATTCGCGAAACAATGGACGGGATGGGTGATAACGCATGGATGAATTAA
- the atpE gene encoding ATP synthase F0 subunit C, producing the protein MEHITNEGLILACSAIGAGLAMIAGIGPGIGQGFAAGKGAEAVGRQPGAKGDITSTMLLGAAVAETTGIYGFVVALILMFANPLLGKLSK; encoded by the coding sequence ATGGAACACATTACAAACGAAGGCTTGATTTTAGCTTGTTCAGCAATTGGTGCCGGTTTGGCGATGATTGCCGGTATCGGCCCCGGTATCGGTCAGGGTTTTGCCGCCGGAAAAGGTGCAGAAGCGGTCGGACGTCAGCCGGGCGCAAAGGGCGATATTACTTCGACCATGCTGCTGGGTGCAGCGGTAGCCGAGACCACCGGTATTTACGGTTTCGTTGTTGCCCTGATCCTGATGTTTGCCAATCCTTTACTGGGAAAATTAAGCAAATAA
- the atpB gene encoding ATP synthase F0 subunit A yields the protein MMVTDGVLFNTVTILGTTKAISFDDKVLSYFDIGPLRFVITESILSLWLVMAVLVVFALIVRLKIKSFTDQPKGFQNFVEILVEGLDSFVGSSMGEKNRRFTPYFGSLFLLILLSNLSGLFGIRPPTANYSVPLGLSLITFFLIHYFGITTKGIGTYLKGYTEPAWPFTPLNIIGEIAKPFSLSFRLFGNIVGGTILMGLYYAMLPWFMKIGIPSLLHAYLDVFAGVLQAVVFTMLSMIFVSDVIVE from the coding sequence ATGATGGTTACGGATGGCGTGTTATTTAATACCGTCACAATATTAGGAACGACGAAGGCGATTTCGTTTGACGATAAGGTTTTATCTTATTTTGACATCGGCCCTCTCCGGTTTGTAATTACCGAATCCATTTTGAGTCTGTGGCTGGTGATGGCGGTTTTGGTTGTGTTCGCACTGATTGTGCGGCTGAAAATCAAAAGTTTTACCGATCAGCCCAAGGGTTTTCAGAACTTTGTGGAAATTTTGGTTGAAGGCCTGGATTCATTTGTCGGCAGCAGCATGGGAGAGAAGAACCGCAGGTTTACCCCCTATTTTGGTTCTTTGTTTTTACTGATTTTATTGTCGAATTTGTCGGGCTTATTCGGAATCCGGCCGCCGACGGCGAATTATTCGGTGCCGCTGGGATTATCGCTGATTACTTTTTTCCTGATTCATTATTTTGGTATTACGACAAAGGGGATCGGCACCTATTTAAAGGGGTATACAGAGCCGGCTTGGCCGTTTACACCGCTTAACATCATCGGAGAAATAGCGAAACCTTTCAGCTTATCGTTCCGTCTGTTTGGTAATATCGTCGGCGGGACGATCCTGATGGGGCTTTATTATGCGATGCTGCCGTGGTTTATGAAAATCGGGATTCCCTCGCTCCTGCATGCCTATTTAGATGTTTTTGCCGGCGTGCTGCAGGCAGTTGTTTTCACCATGTTGAGCATGATCTTCGTTTCGGATGTGATTGTCGAGTAA
- a CDS encoding UDP-N-acetylglucosamine 2-epimerase (non-hydrolyzing), which produces MNRKIRVMSVFGTRPEAVKMAPVVQAVQKHPALESVVAVTAQHREMLDQVLEVFSVRPDYDLNIMQPGQTLTQITTRAMNGLEEVFIAAKPDIVLVHGDTTTSFAGALAAFYQQIPVGHVEAGLRTFNKYEPFPEEMNRCLTGRLADLHFAPTENSKKNLLAENVAADAIYVTGNTVIDALQTTIKENYRFDYDLLNHIDYSRKIITMTAHRRENLGEPLTEICRAIRYLVENHPDVEVVYAVHLNPKVQETARQILDGVGRVHLIPPLALQDMHNLMNQSYLVLTDSGGLQEEVPSMGKPVLVLRNVTERPEGVEAGTLKLVGTDYNVIVAETEKLLTDRAAYEKMATAVNPYGDGHAAERIAEYIARYFQG; this is translated from the coding sequence ATGAATAGAAAAATAAGGGTAATGTCAGTGTTCGGAACGCGGCCGGAAGCAGTTAAGATGGCGCCGGTGGTACAGGCGGTGCAAAAGCATCCGGCTTTGGAGTCGGTGGTGGCAGTTACCGCTCAGCATCGGGAAATGCTGGATCAGGTGTTGGAGGTGTTTTCTGTCCGGCCGGATTATGATTTAAACATCATGCAGCCCGGCCAAACCTTAACGCAAATCACGACTCGCGCCATGAACGGTCTGGAAGAGGTATTCATTGCGGCTAAGCCCGATATCGTGCTGGTTCACGGGGATACCACGACCAGCTTTGCCGGTGCCTTGGCGGCTTTTTATCAGCAAATTCCGGTGGGTCATGTCGAGGCCGGTCTGCGCACTTTTAATAAATATGAGCCTTTCCCGGAGGAAATGAATCGCTGTTTAACCGGCCGACTGGCCGATCTGCACTTTGCGCCGACCGAAAATTCAAAAAAGAACCTGCTGGCGGAAAATGTTGCTGCGGATGCGATTTATGTGACAGGCAATACGGTAATTGACGCCTTGCAGACTACGATTAAGGAGAATTACCGGTTTGACTATGATTTGCTCAATCATATTGATTACAGCCGTAAAATCATTACCATGACCGCGCATCGGCGAGAGAACTTGGGCGAGCCGTTGACGGAGATTTGCCGGGCGATTCGCTATCTGGTGGAAAATCATCCGGACGTAGAAGTTGTTTATGCGGTGCATTTAAATCCCAAGGTTCAGGAAACAGCTCGGCAGATTTTGGACGGTGTCGGCCGTGTCCATTTGATTCCGCCGTTGGCATTGCAGGATATGCATAATCTGATGAATCAGTCGTATCTGGTTTTAACCGATTCGGGCGGCTTACAGGAGGAGGTGCCCAGTATGGGCAAACCAGTGCTGGTGCTGCGCAATGTTACCGAACGGCCGGAAGGGGTTGAGGCCGGTACCTTGAAGCTGGTTGGCACGGACTATAATGTGATTGTGGCGGAAACAGAAAAGCTGTTAACCGACCGGGCGGCTTATGAAAAAATGGCAACGGCGGTCAATCCTTACGGCGATGGTCACGCAGCCGAGCGGATTGCCGAATACATTGCCAGGTATTTTCAAGGTTAA
- a CDS encoding 2-dehydropantoate 2-reductase yields the protein MRIAIAGAGAMGGRFGYMLQKSGQEVFYIDGWPENVDKMNRDGLTIEENGEERTIPVRAYHSKNIGPEQADLIILFVKSMQLSEMLEDLKSIIHKDTKVLCLLNGLGHVRTMERFIPRKNIYLGVTLWTAKLLGPARVHLSGDGNIELQNIAPEMTAGAEEIVAVLNQGGLKAKYSQDVLYSVWKKACVNGAMNAVCAILDCRLMDFRLVPEGDIFIQNIIKEFAWAAKVEDQVELDQTAILELIKFSLDPARQGEHYPSMHQDLVQQHRRTEIEYLNGYVWRLAKEKGAAAPYCEIITILTHGKEAILGVK from the coding sequence ATGAGAATTGCAATTGCGGGCGCGGGCGCAATGGGCGGCCGTTTCGGCTATATGCTGCAAAAGTCCGGGCAAGAGGTATTTTATATTGACGGTTGGCCGGAAAATGTCGATAAGATGAATCGGGACGGGCTGACGATTGAAGAAAACGGAGAAGAAAGAACAATCCCGGTCAGAGCCTATCATTCCAAAAATATCGGGCCGGAGCAAGCCGACCTGATTATTTTATTTGTTAAATCCATGCAGCTTTCGGAAATGCTGGAAGATTTAAAAAGTATTATTCACAAAGACACCAAGGTGCTTTGCCTGCTGAATGGCTTAGGTCATGTTCGGACGATGGAGCGCTTTATCCCGCGGAAAAATATTTATTTGGGGGTAACGCTGTGGACGGCTAAGCTATTGGGTCCGGCCCGGGTTCATTTATCCGGCGACGGCAATATTGAGCTGCAAAACATTGCACCGGAAATGACAGCGGGTGCGGAAGAAATCGTGGCGGTGCTGAATCAGGGCGGTTTAAAGGCCAAATATAGTCAGGACGTACTTTATTCCGTTTGGAAAAAGGCCTGCGTCAACGGAGCGATGAATGCGGTTTGTGCGATCTTGGACTGCAGGCTGATGGACTTCCGCCTGGTGCCGGAGGGCGATATCTTTATTCAGAATATCATTAAAGAGTTTGCCTGGGCGGCTAAGGTCGAGGATCAGGTGGAACTGGATCAAACGGCAATCCTTGAATTGATTAAGTTTTCTTTGGATCCGGCCCGGCAGGGAGAGCATTATCCGTCCATGCATCAGGATCTGGTGCAGCAGCATCGGCGGACGGAAATTGAGTATTTAAACGGCTATGTTTGGCGTTTGGCTAAGGAAAAAGGCGCAGCCGCACCGTACTGCGAAATCATTACTATTTTGACGCATGGTAAGGAAGCGATTTTAGGGGTAAAATAA